Proteins encoded by one window of Streptomyces sp. NBC_01477:
- a CDS encoding diacylglycerol kinase, which yields MTSDVTLLVNPTSGRGRGARAAAPAADALRTAGLAVRTVVGSDAADALAQAHKAVDGGTAALVAVGGDGMVSLALQAVAGTGTPLGVVAAGTGNDFARVAGLPVGDPAAAGSTIAAALRDGRSRRLDLGRTGHRWFGTILASGFDSRVNDRGNRMRWPTGRFRYDVAMLAELAALRPIRYRVQFDDAPERELDATLIAVGNGSSYGGGMRMCADAEMDDGLFDICVVGPCSRRTLLRVFPLVYSGSHPRHPVVTVHRAARVRLAAEGVTGYADGERVGPLPLLAETVPGALRLLV from the coding sequence GTGACCAGCGACGTCACCCTTCTCGTCAACCCCACCTCCGGCCGCGGCCGAGGCGCGCGCGCCGCCGCGCCCGCCGCTGACGCCCTGCGCACGGCCGGCCTCGCGGTCCGTACGGTCGTCGGCAGCGACGCCGCCGACGCGCTGGCGCAGGCGCACAAGGCCGTGGACGGCGGCACCGCCGCCCTGGTCGCGGTCGGCGGCGACGGCATGGTCTCGCTCGCCCTCCAGGCGGTCGCCGGCACCGGAACCCCGCTCGGCGTCGTCGCGGCCGGCACCGGCAACGACTTCGCCCGGGTCGCGGGACTGCCGGTCGGCGACCCCGCCGCCGCGGGCAGCACCATCGCCGCGGCGCTGCGGGACGGCCGCAGCCGGCGGCTCGACCTCGGCAGGACCGGCCACCGCTGGTTCGGCACCATCCTGGCCTCCGGCTTCGACTCCCGGGTCAACGACCGCGGCAACCGGATGCGCTGGCCCACCGGGCGCTTCCGCTACGACGTGGCGATGCTCGCCGAACTGGCCGCGCTGCGACCCATCCGCTACCGCGTGCAGTTCGACGACGCCCCCGAGCGCGAGCTGGACGCCACCTTGATAGCGGTCGGCAACGGCTCCTCCTACGGCGGCGGCATGCGGATGTGCGCCGACGCCGAGATGGACGACGGCCTCTTCGACATCTGCGTGGTCGGCCCGTGCTCCCGCCGCACCCTGCTGCGGGTCTTCCCGCTGGTCTACAGCGGCTCTCACCCGCGCCACCCGGTGGTCACCGTGCACCGCGCCGCCCGGGTGCGGCTGGCCGCCGAGGGCGTCACCGGATACGCCGACGGTGAGCGGGTCGGCCCGCTGCCGCTGCTGGCCGAGACCGTGCCCGGGGCGCTGCGGCTGCTGGTCTGA
- a CDS encoding FKBP-type peptidyl-prolyl cis-trans isomerase, translating into MSIEKPEIDFPGGEPPADLEIKDIWEGDGPVAKAGDTVSVHYVGVAFSSGEEFDASWNRGAPLQFQLGIGQVIAGWDQGVQGMKVGGRRQLTIPARLAYGDRGAGASIKPGETLIFVCDLVAV; encoded by the coding sequence GTGAGCATCGAGAAGCCCGAGATCGACTTCCCGGGCGGCGAGCCGCCGGCCGACCTGGAGATCAAGGACATCTGGGAGGGCGACGGGCCGGTCGCCAAGGCCGGGGACACCGTCTCCGTCCACTACGTCGGCGTGGCCTTCTCCTCAGGCGAGGAGTTCGACGCGAGCTGGAACCGCGGCGCACCGCTGCAGTTCCAGCTGGGCATCGGCCAGGTCATCGCCGGCTGGGACCAGGGTGTGCAGGGCATGAAGGTCGGCGGGCGCCGCCAGCTGACCATCCCGGCCCGCCTCGCCTACGGCGACCGCGGCGCCGGCGCCTCCATCAAGCCGGGCGAGACGCTGATCTTCGTCTGCGACCTGGTCGCCGTCTGA
- the tatC gene encoding twin-arginine translocase subunit TatC, with product MLKTARKQEKDPEGRMPLADHLRELRNRLFKSVLAIIVITIVAAFFYKHIIHLLQQRIPDDVQCLDGKSAADKDSQACAQMTVSGLMGGFSIALKVSLMAGVVGASPVWLYQLWGFLAPGLHKNEKRYTLGFVGAGVPLFLGGAVLAYEILPQTAKIMIGFVPDDTTNLLPLDDFLDLVVRMIIVFGLAFELPLVLVLLNFTGVVSGKRMLGWWRGMVVGITVFAAVATPTGDPLTMSLLAAPIVLLYFMAMGICFFNDSRRSRRRAADPDFGLDPDQASSLDHIPEQVDAESSLDDGRGDDYDDAT from the coding sequence GTGCTCAAGACTGCCCGCAAGCAGGAGAAGGACCCCGAGGGGCGGATGCCGCTCGCGGACCACCTGCGTGAGCTGCGCAACCGGCTGTTCAAGTCGGTGCTGGCGATCATCGTCATCACCATCGTGGCAGCGTTCTTCTACAAGCACATCATCCACCTGCTCCAGCAGCGGATCCCCGATGACGTGCAGTGCCTCGACGGCAAGTCGGCGGCCGACAAGGACAGCCAGGCCTGCGCCCAGATGACGGTCAGCGGCCTGATGGGCGGCTTCTCGATCGCGCTCAAGGTCTCGCTGATGGCCGGTGTGGTCGGCGCTTCCCCGGTCTGGCTCTACCAGCTGTGGGGCTTCCTCGCCCCCGGCCTGCACAAGAACGAGAAGCGCTACACGCTGGGCTTCGTCGGCGCGGGCGTGCCGCTCTTCCTCGGCGGCGCGGTGCTGGCGTACGAGATCCTGCCGCAGACCGCCAAGATCATGATCGGCTTCGTGCCGGACGACACCACCAACCTGCTGCCGCTGGACGACTTCCTCGACCTCGTCGTCCGGATGATCATCGTCTTCGGGCTCGCCTTCGAGCTGCCCCTGGTGCTGGTCCTGCTGAATTTCACCGGCGTCGTCAGCGGCAAACGCATGCTCGGCTGGTGGCGCGGCATGGTCGTCGGCATCACGGTCTTCGCCGCCGTCGCCACGCCCACCGGCGACCCGCTGACCATGTCGCTGCTGGCCGCGCCGATCGTGCTGCTGTACTTCATGGCGATGGGCATCTGCTTCTTCAACGACTCCCGCAGGTCCCGCCGCCGCGCCGCCGACCCGGACTTCGGGCTCGACCCGGACCAGGCGTCGAGCCTGGACCACATCCCCGAGCAGGTCGACGCCGAGTCCTCCCTGGACGACGGGCGCGGCGACGACTACGACGACGCGACCTGA
- a CDS encoding allophanate hydrolase, translating to MRSVEEGNRMGSAERRVAAAYEGIARAGRPDVWIGLRPEEEVAAEARDVDARAAAGQALPLAGTLLAVKGNIDVAGLETTAGCPSYAYKPEADAPAVAALRAAGAIVLGSTNMDQFATGLVGTRSPYGPVHSALAPERISGGSSSGSAVAVALGFADVALGTDTAGSGRVPAAFNGIVGLKPTRGLVSTEGVVPACASLDCVSVFARTLPEARRALALLAAPVPPPRRPGPWRVALAPVAQLGELDDGWAAAYEAAGQRLARAGAEVRAIDLTPFSEAAALLYDGAFVAERYTAVGEFVDRGGADLDPTVARIIRAARDLPAHRLFADRERLAVLRARAVAELGDADALLLPTAPGHPTLAEVAADPVGANTRLGRFTNSANLLDLCAVAVPAGEVAGLPFGVMLLGAAGSDERVAEIAALLEPPLRLAVVGAHLSGQPLNPQLLALGARLARTTTTAPAYRLHALDTVPPKPGLVRVAEGGAAIEAEVWELAPAALGALVAALPRPMALGRVTLRDGADVTGFLCEPAALAGAEDITAYGGWRGYLGRERT from the coding sequence GTGCGATCCGTAGAGGAAGGGAACCGTATGGGGAGCGCAGAGCGCCGCGTCGCCGCGGCGTACGAGGGGATCGCCCGGGCCGGCAGGCCGGACGTGTGGATCGGGCTGCGGCCCGAGGAAGAGGTCGCCGCCGAGGCGCGGGACGTGGACGCCCGGGCCGCGGCGGGCCAGGCCCTCCCGCTGGCCGGAACACTGCTCGCCGTGAAGGGCAACATCGACGTCGCAGGCCTGGAGACGACGGCCGGCTGCCCGTCGTACGCGTACAAGCCCGAGGCCGACGCCCCGGCCGTCGCGGCGCTGCGCGCGGCAGGCGCGATCGTGCTGGGCTCGACGAACATGGACCAGTTCGCCACCGGCCTGGTCGGCACCAGAAGCCCGTACGGCCCGGTCCACAGCGCGCTCGCGCCCGAGCGGATCAGCGGGGGCTCAAGCTCGGGCTCCGCCGTCGCCGTGGCGCTCGGCTTCGCCGACGTGGCGCTGGGCACGGACACCGCAGGCTCCGGCCGGGTCCCCGCCGCCTTCAACGGCATCGTCGGGCTCAAGCCGACCCGGGGCCTGGTGTCCACCGAGGGCGTCGTGCCGGCCTGCGCGAGCCTGGACTGCGTGAGCGTCTTCGCCCGCACCCTGCCCGAGGCCCGCAGGGCGCTGGCGCTGCTGGCCGCCCCGGTGCCACCGCCGCGGCGCCCGGGTCCGTGGCGGGTCGCGCTCGCCCCGGTCGCTCAGCTCGGCGAGCTGGACGACGGATGGGCGGCGGCGTACGAGGCCGCCGGGCAGCGGCTCGCGCGGGCCGGCGCGGAGGTCAGGGCGATCGACCTGACGCCCTTCAGCGAGGCGGCGGCGCTGCTCTACGACGGCGCCTTCGTCGCCGAGCGCTACACCGCCGTGGGCGAGTTCGTGGACCGCGGCGGCGCGGACCTCGATCCGACCGTGGCCCGTATCATCCGCGCGGCCCGCGACCTGCCCGCGCACCGGCTGTTCGCGGACCGGGAGCGGCTGGCCGTGCTGCGGGCGCGGGCGGTGGCGGAGCTGGGGGACGCCGACGCGCTGCTGCTGCCGACCGCGCCGGGCCACCCCACCCTGGCGGAGGTCGCCGCCGACCCGGTCGGCGCCAACACCCGGCTCGGCCGGTTCACCAACTCGGCGAATCTGCTGGACCTGTGCGCGGTGGCGGTGCCGGCCGGCGAGGTGGCCGGGCTGCCGTTCGGCGTGATGCTGCTGGGCGCGGCGGGCAGCGACGAGCGGGTCGCGGAGATCGCCGCGCTGCTGGAGCCGCCGCTGCGGCTGGCGGTGGTGGGCGCGCACCTGTCGGGCCAGCCGCTGAATCCGCAGTTGCTCGCGCTCGGCGCCCGGCTCGCGCGGACGACCACGACGGCGCCGGCGTACCGGCTGCACGCCCTGGACACCGTGCCGCCGAAACCGGGCCTGGTGCGGGTCGCGGAGGGCGGCGCCGCGATCGAGGCCGAGGTGTGGGAGCTGGCGCCCGCCGCGCTCGGCGCCCTGGTGGCCGCACTCCCCCGCCCGATGGCGCTGGGCAGGGTGACGCTGCGAGACGGCGCCGACGTGACCGGCTTCCTGTGCGAGCCGGCCGCGCTGGCCGGCGCCGAGGACATCACCGCGTACGGCGGATGGCGCGGCTACCTGGGCCGCGAGCGCACCTGA
- the tatA gene encoding Sec-independent protein translocase subunit TatA — translation MLGNLKPLELVLILLVVILLFGAKKLPDMARSLGKSARILKSEAKAMKSDDPTPPAQPGTAAQEQAPARTIQAAPGDTASARPVTEQDRTTTTG, via the coding sequence ATGCTCGGCAACCTCAAGCCCCTTGAGCTCGTCCTGATCCTTCTCGTCGTCATCCTGCTCTTCGGCGCCAAGAAGCTGCCCGACATGGCCAGGTCGCTCGGCAAGTCGGCCCGCATCCTCAAGAGCGAGGCCAAGGCGATGAAGAGCGACGACCCGACGCCCCCGGCCCAGCCCGGCACCGCCGCGCAGGAGCAGGCGCCGGCCCGTACGATCCAGGCCGCCCCCGGCGACACCGCGAGCGCCCGCCCGGTCACCGAGCAGGACCGCACCACGACCACCGGCTGA
- a CDS encoding FKBP-type peptidyl-prolyl cis-trans isomerase: MRRRSALLAVPALMLTAAGCGKDTKKSDSAASKSPTASDSPSASPSASPSATPTPKIVDGPVPAITKGTAFNTKPTVAKGTGKPSADLAVKTVIPGKGTAVASGDYVQVNYLGQVWDTAKQFDTSFGKHPYTTQIGVQKVIPGWDRGLIGAKADSRIELAVPPALGYGTSGNPDAGIKGTDTLVFVVDVLKVYTGKESAKGTVVPQTDASLPKVGTNTDGKAPSITLPKSKAPTKLVSNYVLEGDGAVVKATDTLLVQYKGVLWDGGKEFDSSYSRNQLTDFPLSSVIPGWTQGLTGKKVGSRVMLVTPPALAYKDQANGPVPANATLVFSVDIIATL, encoded by the coding sequence GTGCGCCGACGCTCCGCATTGCTCGCCGTGCCCGCGCTCATGCTCACCGCCGCCGGATGCGGCAAGGACACCAAGAAGAGCGATTCAGCGGCCTCCAAATCGCCCACGGCCTCGGACTCGCCGAGCGCGTCCCCGAGCGCGTCCCCGAGCGCCACGCCCACCCCCAAGATCGTGGACGGCCCGGTCCCCGCGATCACCAAGGGCACCGCCTTCAACACCAAGCCGACCGTGGCCAAGGGCACCGGCAAGCCGTCCGCCGACCTCGCGGTCAAGACCGTGATCCCCGGCAAGGGCACAGCGGTCGCCTCGGGTGACTACGTTCAGGTGAATTACCTCGGCCAGGTGTGGGACACCGCCAAGCAGTTCGACACCTCCTTCGGCAAGCACCCCTACACCACCCAGATCGGTGTGCAGAAGGTCATCCCCGGCTGGGACCGGGGACTGATCGGCGCCAAGGCCGACAGCCGGATCGAACTGGCCGTCCCGCCGGCCCTCGGCTACGGCACCTCGGGCAACCCGGACGCCGGCATCAAGGGCACCGACACACTGGTCTTCGTGGTCGACGTGCTCAAGGTCTACACCGGCAAGGAGTCCGCCAAGGGCACGGTCGTGCCGCAGACCGACGCGAGCCTGCCGAAGGTCGGCACCAACACCGACGGCAAGGCCCCGTCCATCACCCTGCCCAAGAGCAAGGCGCCCACCAAGCTGGTGTCCAACTACGTCCTGGAGGGCGACGGCGCCGTCGTCAAGGCCACCGACACCCTGCTGGTGCAGTACAAGGGCGTGCTGTGGGACGGCGGCAAGGAGTTCGACTCCAGCTACTCGCGCAACCAGCTCACCGACTTCCCGCTGTCCAGCGTCATCCCCGGCTGGACGCAGGGCCTGACCGGCAAGAAGGTCGGCAGCCGCGTGATGCTGGTGACCCCGCCCGCCCTGGCCTACAAGGACCAGGCCAACGGACCCGTCCCGGCCAACGCCACGCTGGTCTTCTCGGTGGACATCATCGCGACTCTGTAA
- a CDS encoding helix-turn-helix transcriptional regulator, which produces MSNAIDQTRRMLSLVTYLRERPGARVSEVARAFGVTEAELIGDLNVLPLCGTSFRGGDLLDIDTDGERIWWHNPGTADDVAQPLRLAADEATALLVAARAVANLPGLRDSDRQALLRAGAKLEAAAGEAAGGSAQLSVTFESEGSVFATVDRALTERRRLWMRYYSPARDALTEREVDPIRLFAVGHTYVEGWCRLSEDRRTFRLDRVAEIRLLDEPSDPPRIEPRDLSQGLVQPAGDDPEVVIEVGPGGRWVAEYYPHDSAEELPDGGLRITLRTPDPGSLRRLALRLGRDGRIVSPAALAGDARDAAVLALAGYGE; this is translated from the coding sequence ATGAGCAACGCGATCGACCAGACCCGCAGGATGCTGTCGCTGGTCACCTATCTGCGCGAGCGGCCCGGCGCCCGGGTCAGCGAGGTCGCGCGGGCCTTCGGGGTCACCGAGGCCGAGCTGATCGGCGATCTCAATGTGCTGCCGTTGTGCGGCACCAGCTTCCGCGGCGGCGACCTGCTGGACATCGACACCGACGGCGAGCGCATCTGGTGGCACAACCCGGGCACGGCCGACGACGTGGCCCAGCCGCTGCGGCTGGCCGCCGACGAGGCCACCGCGCTGCTGGTCGCCGCCCGCGCGGTGGCGAATCTGCCGGGGCTGCGGGACAGCGACCGGCAGGCGCTGCTGCGGGCCGGCGCCAAGCTGGAGGCCGCGGCGGGCGAGGCGGCCGGCGGCAGCGCGCAGCTGTCGGTGACCTTCGAGTCCGAGGGCAGTGTCTTCGCGACCGTGGACCGGGCGCTGACCGAGCGGCGGCGGCTGTGGATGCGCTACTACTCGCCGGCCCGCGACGCGCTGACCGAGCGCGAGGTGGACCCGATCCGGCTGTTCGCGGTCGGCCACACCTACGTCGAGGGCTGGTGCCGGCTCTCGGAGGACCGGCGGACCTTCCGGCTGGACCGGGTCGCCGAGATCCGGCTGCTCGACGAGCCGTCCGACCCGCCGCGCATCGAGCCGCGCGACCTGTCGCAGGGGCTGGTGCAGCCCGCGGGCGACGACCCCGAGGTGGTCATCGAGGTGGGTCCCGGCGGGCGCTGGGTCGCCGAGTACTATCCGCACGACAGTGCGGAGGAGCTGCCGGACGGCGGTCTGCGGATCACCCTGCGCACCCCGGACCCCGGCTCGCTGCGCCGGCTGGCGCTGCGGCTGGGCCGGGACGGCCGGATCGTGTCGCCGGCCGCGCTGGCCGGCGACGCGCGCGACGCGGCCGTACTCGCGCTGGCCGGCTATGGGGAGTGA
- a CDS encoding DEAD/DEAH box helicase: MTEDMSPAERYAASRRRAAENATALAQFRELYEFGLDPFQIEACQALEAGSGVLVAAPTGSGKTIVGEFAVHLALAEGRKCFYTTPIKALSNQKYNDLAKRYGAEKVGLLTGDNSVNGDAPVIVMTTEVLRNMLYAGSPALDGLGYVVMDEVHYLSDRFRGAVWEEVIIHLPPSVTLVSLSATVSNAEEFGDWLDTVRGDTQVIVSEHRPVPLWQHVLAGRRMYDLFEEKAAATGNRGRREVNADLERLARMENQRSYHPRAKRGKEADRERERRARSRVWTPSRAEVIDRLDSEGLLPAITFIFSRAGCEAAVQQCLHAGLRLNTDEARLRVRAIVEERTRAIPDEDLHVLGYFEWLEGLERGIAAHHAGMLPAFKEVVEELFVKGLVKAVFATETLALGINMPARSVVLEKLVKWNGETHADITPGEYTQLTGRAGRRGIDVEGHAVVLWQRAFDPGAVAGLAGTRTYPLRSSFKPSYNMAVNLVGQFGRHRSRELLETSFAQFQADRSVVGISKQVQRNEEGLDGYQQSMTCHLGDFDAYMRLRRELKDREADLSRQGAVQRRAAASDALEKLRPGDIIHVPAGKYAGLALVLEPGVPAGRTAGHHPRDGEYHDGPRPLVLTAERQVKRLAQIDFPVPVEALDRMRIPKSFNPRSPQSRRDLASAMRTKAGTAGWAAPARHRKERAAAADDTEIARLRAAIRTHPCHGCDDREDHARWAERYHRLRRDTQQLERRIEGRTNTIARTFDRVCAVLTELDYLEGDQVTPEGRRLARLYGELDLLASECLRDGVWDGLGPAELAACASALVYESRQADDAATPKLPSGNARAALGEMVRIWGRLDALEEDHKINQTEGVGQREPDLGFAWPAYRWASGHALDAVLTDADMPAGDFVRWCKQLIDVLGQIGNAAPEASPVRRNARKAVDGLLRGVVAYSSVG; the protein is encoded by the coding sequence ATGACAGAAGACATGTCGCCAGCCGAGCGCTACGCCGCCAGCCGTCGCCGCGCCGCGGAGAACGCGACCGCACTCGCCCAGTTCCGCGAGCTGTACGAGTTCGGCCTTGATCCGTTCCAGATAGAGGCCTGCCAGGCGCTGGAGGCGGGCAGCGGTGTCCTGGTCGCCGCCCCGACCGGCTCGGGCAAGACGATCGTCGGCGAGTTCGCCGTCCACCTCGCCCTCGCCGAGGGCCGCAAATGCTTCTACACCACCCCCATCAAGGCCCTGTCGAACCAGAAGTACAACGACCTGGCCAAGCGGTACGGCGCCGAGAAGGTCGGCCTGCTGACCGGCGACAACAGCGTCAACGGCGACGCACCGGTGATCGTCATGACCACCGAAGTGCTGCGCAACATGCTCTACGCCGGCTCGCCCGCGCTCGACGGCCTCGGCTATGTCGTCATGGACGAGGTGCACTACCTGTCCGACCGCTTCCGGGGCGCGGTCTGGGAAGAGGTGATCATCCACCTCCCGCCGTCGGTCACCCTGGTCTCGCTGTCCGCGACCGTCTCCAATGCCGAGGAATTCGGCGACTGGCTGGACACCGTACGCGGCGACACCCAGGTGATCGTCTCCGAGCACCGCCCGGTCCCGCTGTGGCAGCACGTGCTGGCCGGCCGCCGGATGTACGACCTGTTCGAGGAGAAGGCCGCGGCGACCGGCAACCGGGGCCGCCGCGAGGTCAACGCCGACCTCGAACGGCTCGCCCGGATGGAGAACCAGCGCAGCTACCACCCGCGGGCCAAACGCGGCAAGGAAGCCGACCGCGAGCGGGAGCGCAGGGCCCGCAGCCGGGTCTGGACGCCCAGCCGCGCCGAGGTCATCGACCGGCTGGACTCCGAGGGCCTGCTGCCCGCCATCACCTTCATCTTCAGCCGGGCCGGCTGCGAGGCCGCCGTCCAGCAGTGCCTCCACGCCGGGCTGCGGCTCAACACCGACGAGGCACGCCTCCGGGTCCGCGCCATCGTCGAGGAGCGCACCCGCGCCATCCCCGACGAGGACCTGCACGTCCTCGGCTACTTCGAATGGCTGGAAGGCCTGGAGCGCGGTATCGCCGCCCACCACGCCGGGATGCTGCCGGCCTTCAAGGAGGTCGTCGAGGAGCTGTTCGTCAAGGGCCTGGTCAAGGCGGTCTTCGCCACCGAGACCCTGGCGCTCGGCATCAACATGCCGGCCCGCTCCGTCGTGCTGGAAAAGCTCGTCAAGTGGAACGGCGAGACCCACGCCGACATCACCCCCGGCGAATACACCCAGCTCACCGGCCGCGCCGGACGGCGCGGCATCGACGTCGAGGGCCACGCGGTGGTGCTGTGGCAGCGCGCCTTCGATCCGGGCGCCGTCGCGGGCCTGGCCGGCACCCGTACGTATCCGCTGCGCTCGTCCTTCAAGCCGTCGTACAACATGGCGGTCAACCTCGTCGGCCAGTTCGGGCGGCACCGCTCGCGCGAGCTGCTGGAGACGTCGTTCGCGCAGTTCCAGGCCGACCGCTCGGTCGTCGGCATCTCCAAGCAGGTGCAGCGCAATGAGGAGGGCCTCGACGGCTACCAGCAGTCGATGACCTGCCACCTCGGCGACTTCGACGCGTACATGCGGCTGCGCAGGGAGCTGAAGGACCGCGAGGCCGACCTGTCACGGCAGGGCGCGGTGCAGCGCAGGGCCGCGGCCTCCGACGCGCTGGAGAAGCTCAGGCCCGGCGACATCATCCACGTCCCCGCGGGCAAGTACGCCGGCCTCGCGCTGGTGCTCGAACCCGGGGTGCCGGCCGGCCGCACCGCCGGGCACCACCCTCGCGACGGCGAATACCACGACGGCCCCCGGCCGCTGGTGCTCACCGCGGAACGCCAGGTCAAGCGGCTCGCCCAGATCGACTTCCCGGTGCCGGTCGAGGCGCTGGACCGGATGCGCATCCCCAAGTCGTTCAACCCGCGCAGCCCGCAGTCCCGGCGCGACCTCGCCTCGGCGATGCGCACCAAGGCCGGCACCGCCGGCTGGGCGGCGCCCGCCAGGCACCGCAAGGAGCGGGCCGCGGCGGCCGACGACACCGAGATCGCCCGGCTGCGGGCCGCCATCCGCACCCATCCCTGCCACGGCTGCGACGACCGCGAGGACCACGCCCGCTGGGCCGAGCGCTACCACCGGCTGCGCCGCGACACCCAGCAGCTGGAACGCCGTATCGAGGGCCGCACCAACACCATCGCCAGGACCTTCGACCGGGTCTGCGCCGTCCTCACCGAGCTGGACTACCTGGAGGGCGACCAGGTCACCCCCGAGGGCCGCAGGCTGGCCCGGCTCTACGGCGAGCTGGACCTGCTGGCCAGCGAGTGCCTGCGCGACGGGGTGTGGGACGGCCTCGGCCCCGCCGAACTGGCCGCCTGCGCCTCCGCTCTGGTCTACGAGTCCCGGCAGGCCGACGACGCGGCCACCCCGAAGCTGCCCAGCGGCAACGCACGGGCGGCGCTGGGCGAGATGGTACGGATCTGGGGCCGGCTCGACGCCCTGGAGGAGGACCACAAGATCAACCAGACCGAGGGCGTCGGCCAGCGCGAACCCGATCTGGGCTTCGCCTGGCCCGCCTACCGCTGGGCCTCGGGCCACGCGCTGGACGCGGTCCTCACCGACGCCGACATGCCGGCCGGCGACTTCGTGCGCTGGTGCAAGCAGCTCATCGACGTCCTCGGCCAGATCGGCAACGCGGCACCGGAGGCCAGCCCCGTCCGGCGCAATGCGCGCAAGGCCGTGGACGGTCTGCTGCGGGGCGTCGTGGCGTATTCGTCGGTGGGGTGA
- a CDS encoding helix-turn-helix transcriptional regulator — MAIAKAERLMNLALCLMNTRRPVSKRELRASIEAYHEVTSDDSFNRMFERDKDDLRELGLVIDTVENLDGEFGYLARRDRNRLPDIALDPEEAAALALAAKVWQQARLAEAASGALQKLRAAGVPYEDTHSALEPRIPTPEPAFEALMLATRERRTVTFDYRKANAVRPEPRQVEPWALECWRGHWYLAGHDRDRGAVRVFRLSRISGKVKARGAFTVEVPAHVDVRETVARWAGEGATTTATIRLRRDSGYPLRARAVDTTPVDADWDELEVPYGHGLDAWLAEFGPDVVVLAPDELRTEVLERLRAVAKG, encoded by the coding sequence ATGGCGATTGCCAAGGCTGAGCGGCTGATGAACTTGGCGCTGTGCCTGATGAACACCCGGCGTCCGGTGAGCAAGCGCGAGCTGCGCGCGTCCATCGAGGCCTACCACGAGGTCACCTCGGACGACTCCTTCAACCGGATGTTCGAGCGGGACAAGGACGACCTGCGCGAGCTGGGCCTGGTCATCGACACCGTGGAGAATCTGGACGGCGAGTTCGGCTATCTCGCCCGCCGCGACCGCAACCGGCTGCCCGACATCGCGCTGGACCCCGAGGAGGCCGCCGCCCTCGCGCTGGCCGCGAAGGTCTGGCAGCAGGCCAGGCTCGCCGAGGCGGCCAGCGGCGCGCTGCAGAAGCTGCGGGCGGCCGGGGTGCCGTACGAGGACACCCACAGCGCGCTGGAGCCGCGGATCCCCACCCCCGAGCCGGCCTTCGAGGCGCTGATGCTCGCCACCCGCGAGCGGCGGACCGTGACCTTCGACTACCGCAAGGCCAACGCGGTGCGCCCCGAGCCGCGGCAGGTCGAGCCGTGGGCGCTGGAGTGCTGGCGCGGCCACTGGTATCTGGCCGGCCACGACCGGGACCGCGGCGCCGTCCGGGTCTTCCGGCTGTCCCGGATCAGCGGGAAGGTCAAGGCACGCGGCGCCTTCACCGTCGAGGTGCCGGCGCATGTGGACGTACGGGAGACCGTAGCGCGCTGGGCCGGCGAGGGCGCCACCACCACCGCCACGATCCGGCTGCGCCGCGACAGCGGCTACCCGCTGCGGGCCAGGGCGGTGGACACCACCCCGGTCGACGCCGACTGGGACGAGCTGGAGGTGCCCTACGGGCACGGGCTCGACGCCTGGCTCGCCGAATTCGGCCCCGACGTCGTCGTGCTGGCACCCGACGAGCTGCGTACCGAGGTGCTGGAGCGGCTGCGCGCGGTGGCCAAGGGCTGA